A section of the Vibrio vulnificus CMCP6 genome encodes:
- a CDS encoding DUF3857 domain-containing protein — MKFVWSVWLLLAASFSLFAGESLVLTPTPEWVVKQTFDKENRRDRVDGSIFLLVDKQYNFTLPKPMMYTHYATKSVNSKGVEDNSQISISFDPHYEKVLFHHVDVWRDGQRIDKSREVELKRFKQESDLEKLLYNGTETYYLVLKNVQVGDIIDYSFSIEGANPVFGDKFDTWVRLGWSVPVAKVYARSLVPVDKGFTITRVGNSEFGSLTHRQVGAMEEYVFEDGRRAYDFDEKDQPSWFIPYPYINVSNYDNWQEVAQWALPLYPNSTSGRLFAKELELLKALPSKEAQIMAAIKLSQQKIRYLGIENGIGSHAPRLPEQILEQGYGDCKDKSLLLATLLNQLGVEAYPALVSTVHREKLNEQLPGHSAFDHVIVNFFHQGIEYWVDPTVTEQGDALDSIVQSELGYALVIKPESIWLSEMNVNNTNQITSSVEYQFKHQKEGDSTMKITTLYEGHQAERMRRYLTANSMDTVMGEYEDYYSRFYQSVYAAEEFEYQDDPQSNVVTMVETYVLENPWMEGDENTVRVEVTADIINNSLYAPEAQNRKTPYYVGSPLMIEQNIVVNLPDRLKLEEEAFSVKNDTYSLDVSIKGDGEGLLQVLAPVYKKINMNYRYQRKASSVSVDELPKYIKETKQANEFMTYYFSYAKGK; from the coding sequence ATGAAATTTGTATGGTCAGTCTGGCTTTTACTTGCGGCGAGCTTTTCTCTTTTTGCGGGTGAATCGCTTGTGTTAACCCCCACACCAGAATGGGTTGTGAAGCAAACTTTTGACAAAGAGAATCGACGAGATCGAGTGGATGGCAGCATTTTCCTGTTAGTGGACAAACAGTACAACTTTACGTTGCCCAAGCCGATGATGTACACCCACTATGCAACCAAATCCGTTAATTCTAAAGGGGTTGAAGACAACTCTCAGATCTCCATTTCGTTTGATCCTCATTATGAAAAAGTGCTATTTCACCACGTCGATGTATGGCGCGATGGTCAACGTATTGATAAGTCGCGAGAGGTGGAGTTAAAGCGTTTTAAGCAAGAATCCGACTTAGAAAAACTGTTGTATAACGGCACTGAAACGTATTACTTGGTTTTGAAGAATGTCCAAGTTGGCGACATTATTGACTACAGCTTTAGCATTGAAGGAGCCAACCCTGTTTTTGGTGATAAGTTTGATACATGGGTTAGATTGGGTTGGTCAGTGCCAGTGGCTAAAGTGTACGCACGCAGCTTGGTCCCTGTAGACAAAGGTTTTACCATCACACGCGTTGGGAACTCAGAGTTCGGTTCATTGACGCATCGCCAAGTTGGCGCGATGGAAGAGTACGTTTTTGAAGATGGTAGAAGAGCGTACGATTTTGATGAAAAAGATCAGCCAAGCTGGTTTATCCCATACCCTTATATCAATGTTTCGAACTACGATAACTGGCAAGAGGTGGCTCAATGGGCGCTTCCTCTTTACCCAAATTCTACCTCTGGGCGTTTGTTCGCTAAAGAGCTAGAGCTTTTGAAAGCTTTGCCTTCAAAAGAAGCGCAAATCATGGCGGCGATTAAACTTTCGCAGCAAAAAATACGTTATTTGGGTATTGAGAACGGTATCGGCTCACACGCTCCTCGTTTGCCTGAGCAAATCTTGGAGCAAGGTTATGGTGATTGCAAAGACAAATCTTTGCTTCTGGCGACCTTGTTAAACCAACTTGGCGTTGAAGCTTACCCCGCATTAGTGAGTACCGTTCATCGCGAGAAACTCAACGAACAACTGCCGGGTCATAGTGCATTCGACCATGTTATTGTGAATTTCTTCCATCAAGGTATTGAATATTGGGTTGATCCGACAGTTACAGAACAGGGCGATGCGTTAGATTCGATTGTACAGTCTGAGCTTGGTTACGCGCTGGTGATTAAGCCCGAATCTATTTGGTTGAGTGAGATGAATGTCAACAATACCAATCAGATCACCTCAAGTGTTGAATACCAGTTCAAGCACCAAAAAGAGGGTGACAGCACGATGAAGATCACGACTCTTTACGAAGGGCATCAAGCTGAGCGTATGCGTCGCTACCTAACGGCAAACTCAATGGATACGGTGATGGGTGAGTATGAAGACTACTATAGTCGCTTCTATCAAAGCGTTTATGCGGCGGAAGAGTTTGAGTATCAAGATGACCCTCAGAGCAATGTTGTGACCATGGTCGAAACTTACGTTCTCGAGAACCCGTGGATGGAAGGTGATGAGAATACTGTGCGAGTGGAAGTGACGGCGGATATCATCAATAACTCGCTCTATGCGCCAGAAGCTCAAAATCGTAAAACTCCGTACTACGTTGGATCGCCTTTGATGATAGAGCAGAATATCGTGGTGAACTTGCCAGATAGACTGAAGCTCGAAGAGGAAGCGTTTTCAGTTAAGAATGATACCTATTCGCTGGATGTTTCGATTAAGGGTGATGGGGAAGGGCTGTTACAGGTATTGGCGCCAGTTTATAAGAAAATCAACATGAACTACCGGTACCAAAGAAAGGCGTCCTCGGTTTCGGTTGATGAACTACCGAAGTACATCAAAGAGACAAAGCAAGCGAATGAGTTTATGACCTACTACTTCAGCTATGCCAAAGGAAAATAA
- the clpP gene encoding ATP-dependent Clp endopeptidase proteolytic subunit ClpP, with product MSYQEKNAMSPIIDALVPMVVEQTSRGERSYDIYSRLLKERVIFLTGQVEDHMANLVVAQLLFLESENPDKDIFLYINSPGGSVTAGMSIYDTMQFIKPNVSTVCMGQACSMGAFLLAGGAPGKRYVLPNSRVMIHQPLGGFQGQASDIQIHAQEILTIKTKLNKLLAEHTGQPLEVIERDTDRDNFMSADQAVEYGLVDAVLTHRSA from the coding sequence ATGAGCTACCAAGAAAAAAATGCAATGTCGCCAATCATCGACGCACTAGTACCAATGGTGGTTGAACAAACTTCCCGTGGTGAACGTTCTTACGATATTTATTCGCGTTTGCTAAAAGAGCGAGTGATTTTCCTCACCGGACAGGTTGAAGACCACATGGCAAACCTTGTCGTGGCTCAGCTACTTTTCCTAGAGTCTGAGAACCCAGACAAAGATATCTTCCTTTACATTAACTCTCCAGGTGGCAGCGTGACGGCAGGTATGTCGATTTACGACACAATGCAGTTCATCAAGCCAAATGTGAGCACAGTATGTATGGGTCAAGCATGTTCAATGGGTGCATTTTTGCTTGCTGGTGGTGCACCAGGTAAGCGTTATGTACTACCTAACTCACGTGTGATGATTCACCAGCCACTTGGTGGTTTCCAAGGTCAAGCGTCAGACATCCAAATTCATGCTCAGGAAATTCTTACTATTAAGACTAAACTGAACAAGTTGTTGGCAGAACACACTGGCCAACCATTGGAAGTGATTGAACGTGATACTGATCGCGATAATTTTATGTCGGCAGATCAGGCAGTAGAATACGGTTTGGTGGACGCAGTATTGACTCATCGCAGTGCATAA
- the tig gene encoding trigger factor, whose amino-acid sequence MQVTVETLEGLERRLNITVPAANIEDAVTAELRNIAKNRRFDGFRKGKVPMKMVAKMYGKAVRQDILGEVMQRHFIEAIIKEKINPAGAPTFAPVENKEGSDLVFNATFEVYPEVELKGLENITVEKPAVEVKDADVEEMIETLRKQQATWTEVEEAAEAGKRVSIDFVGSIDGEEFEGGKAENFPLEMGAGRMIPGFEDGIEGKTKGMEFEIDVTFPEDYHAENLKGKAAKFAIKVNKVEARQLPELNDEFVAKFGVAEGGIDALKAEVRKNMERELKQAVKNRIKEQAIDGLVKENEIDVPAALIDQEINVLRQQAAQRFGGNVEAAMQLPRELFEEQAKRRVVVGLLLGEVIKAHELKVDEEKVKAIITEMATAYEDPTEVVTYYEQNEQLMNNMRNVALEEQAIDAIIAKAQVSEKEVSFNELMNQPA is encoded by the coding sequence ATGCAAGTTACTGTTGAAACGCTAGAGGGCCTAGAGCGCCGTCTGAATATTACTGTTCCTGCTGCTAACATCGAAGATGCAGTTACAGCTGAACTACGCAACATCGCTAAAAACCGTCGTTTCGATGGTTTCCGTAAAGGCAAAGTGCCAATGAAGATGGTTGCGAAAATGTACGGCAAAGCAGTACGTCAAGACATCCTAGGTGAAGTAATGCAACGCCACTTCATCGAAGCGATCATCAAAGAAAAGATCAACCCAGCGGGTGCGCCAACTTTCGCTCCGGTTGAAAACAAAGAAGGCTCAGATCTAGTATTCAACGCAACTTTTGAAGTTTACCCAGAAGTTGAGCTTAAAGGTCTAGAAAACATCACTGTTGAAAAACCAGCAGTTGAAGTGAAAGACGCTGACGTTGAAGAGATGATCGAAACTCTACGTAAGCAACAAGCGACTTGGACTGAAGTTGAAGAAGCGGCTGAAGCTGGTAAGCGTGTAAGCATCGATTTCGTTGGCTCTATCGACGGTGAAGAGTTTGAAGGCGGTAAAGCTGAGAACTTCCCACTAGAAATGGGCGCTGGCCGTATGATCCCTGGCTTCGAAGATGGTATCGAAGGCAAAACTAAGGGCATGGAATTCGAAATCGACGTAACATTCCCAGAAGATTACCACGCTGAAAACCTAAAAGGTAAAGCAGCGAAATTCGCTATCAAAGTGAACAAAGTTGAAGCACGTCAACTACCAGAACTAAACGACGAATTCGTTGCTAAATTTGGTGTAGCTGAAGGTGGCATCGACGCACTTAAAGCAGAAGTTCGTAAGAACATGGAGCGTGAGCTTAAGCAAGCGGTTAAAAACCGTATCAAAGAGCAAGCGATCGACGGTCTTGTAAAAGAGAACGAAATCGACGTGCCAGCTGCGCTTATCGACCAAGAAATCAATGTTCTACGTCAGCAAGCAGCACAACGCTTTGGTGGTAACGTTGAAGCAGCAATGCAGCTTCCTCGTGAACTGTTTGAAGAGCAAGCGAAACGCCGTGTTGTAGTGGGTCTACTACTAGGTGAAGTGATCAAAGCTCACGAGCTAAAAGTTGATGAAGAGAAAGTGAAAGCTATCATCACTGAAATGGCGACTGCTTACGAAGATCCAACTGAAGTTGTGACTTACTACGAGCAAAACGAACAGTTGATGAACAACATGCGTAACGTTGCTCTAGAAGAACAAGCTATCGACGCGATCATTGCTAAAGCTCAGGTTTCTGAAAAAGAAGTTAGCTTCAACGAGCTAATGAACCAACCAGCTTAA
- a CDS encoding TRAP transporter substrate-binding protein — MLKPLTLLAASVLAVTSFNAAANCDPGEIVIKFSHVTNTDKHPKGIAASLLEKRVNEEMNGKACMQVYPNSTLYDDDKVLEAMLNGDVQLAAPSLSKFEKFTKKYRIFDLPFLFEDVDAVDRFQNSDAGVKLKNAMNRRGVRGLEFWHNGMKQISASKPLISPADAKGLKFRVQASDVLVAQFEQLGANPQKMSFAEVYGGLQTKVIDGQENTWSNIYGKKFFEVQDGITETNHGILDYLVVTSSKWWDGLPADVRDQFATILKEVTEQRNAESNKVELANKQYVIEAGGVVRTLTPEQREAWVTALKPVWKKFEKDIGSDLIDAALASNKQ; from the coding sequence ATGTTAAAGCCTCTAACCCTACTTGCTGCTTCCGTGCTTGCTGTCACCAGTTTCAATGCGGCGGCCAACTGTGACCCAGGCGAGATCGTCATCAAGTTCAGCCACGTCACCAATACCGATAAGCACCCGAAAGGGATTGCAGCATCACTACTGGAAAAACGCGTGAACGAAGAGATGAATGGCAAAGCGTGTATGCAGGTTTACCCAAACTCAACACTGTACGATGACGACAAAGTGTTAGAAGCCATGCTAAACGGCGATGTTCAATTGGCGGCCCCTTCTCTTTCCAAGTTTGAAAAATTCACCAAGAAATATCGCATCTTTGACCTGCCATTCCTGTTTGAAGATGTCGACGCGGTTGACCGTTTCCAAAACTCAGACGCGGGCGTGAAGTTGAAAAATGCCATGAATCGTCGTGGTGTGCGTGGGTTAGAGTTCTGGCACAACGGCATGAAGCAAATTTCAGCCAGCAAGCCACTGATTTCGCCAGCGGACGCCAAAGGATTGAAATTCCGCGTGCAAGCGTCTGATGTGTTGGTTGCTCAGTTTGAACAACTGGGTGCGAACCCGCAAAAAATGTCGTTTGCTGAAGTGTACGGCGGGCTGCAAACCAAGGTTATTGATGGTCAGGAAAACACTTGGTCTAACATCTACGGTAAGAAATTCTTTGAAGTACAGGATGGTATTACTGAAACCAACCACGGCATTTTGGATTACCTAGTCGTGACCTCAAGCAAGTGGTGGGATGGCCTGCCTGCGGATGTGCGTGACCAGTTCGCGACCATCCTAAAAGAAGTGACAGAGCAACGTAACGCTGAGTCCAACAAGGTTGAGTTAGCCAACAAGCAGTACGTGATTGAAGCGGGGGGTGTGGTGCGCACCTTGACGCCAGAGCAACGTGAAGCGTGGGTAACGGCGTTGAAACCTGTTTGGAAGAAATTTGAGAAAGACATCGGTTCAGATCTGATTGATGCAGCATTGGCGTCAAACAAACAATAA
- a CDS encoding TRAP transporter large permease codes for MDILFLFLLVIGFMLIGVPIAVSLGLSSILFLMWHSDASLASVAQTLFNAFEGHYTLLAIPFFILASSFMSTGGVAKRIIRFAIAMVGWFRGGLAMASVVACMMFAALSGSSPATVVAIGSIVIAGMIKNGYSKEFAAGVICNAGTLGILIPPSIVMVVYSAATDVSVGRMFLGGVIPGLLAGLMLIVAIYIAARIKNLPKQPFVGWSEAINAAKEASWGLLLVVIILGGIYGGIFTPTEAAAVAAVYSFLIANFVYKDMGPFADKQNQRPALVKVFEAFFHKDTQHTLFEAGKLTIMLLFIIANALILKHVLTEERIPQMITESMLSAGLGPITFLIVVNVLLLIGGQFMEPSGLLIIVAPLVFPIAIALGIDPIHLGIIMVVNMEIGMITPPVGLNLFVTAGVAKMSMMNVVKAALPWVAVMFLFLIIVTYVPWVSTWLPTTLMGPEIITK; via the coding sequence ATGGATATTCTATTTTTATTTTTGTTAGTCATTGGCTTTATGCTGATTGGCGTGCCTATCGCGGTTTCTCTCGGCTTATCGAGCATTCTGTTTTTGATGTGGCACTCCGATGCGTCTTTGGCGTCGGTGGCGCAGACTTTATTTAATGCCTTTGAAGGCCATTACACCTTGTTGGCGATTCCGTTTTTTATCTTGGCATCCAGTTTTATGTCGACGGGTGGAGTAGCCAAGCGCATCATCCGCTTTGCGATTGCTATGGTGGGGTGGTTTCGCGGTGGCCTAGCTATGGCCTCGGTGGTGGCATGTATGATGTTTGCCGCGCTGTCCGGTTCTTCACCGGCTACCGTGGTGGCGATTGGTAGCATCGTCATCGCTGGGATGATCAAAAACGGTTACTCGAAAGAGTTCGCCGCTGGGGTGATTTGTAATGCTGGAACACTGGGTATTTTGATCCCACCGTCGATTGTGATGGTCGTTTACTCTGCGGCCACCGATGTCTCGGTTGGTCGTATGTTCCTTGGTGGCGTGATCCCAGGGCTACTTGCCGGTCTTATGCTGATTGTGGCGATTTATATTGCGGCACGAATAAAAAATCTGCCTAAGCAGCCTTTTGTGGGTTGGTCAGAAGCCATCAACGCGGCAAAGGAAGCGAGTTGGGGATTACTGTTGGTGGTGATCATCCTTGGTGGTATCTATGGGGGCATTTTTACCCCAACCGAAGCGGCTGCGGTGGCTGCCGTCTACTCATTCTTGATCGCTAACTTCGTTTATAAAGACATGGGGCCTTTTGCCGATAAGCAAAACCAACGTCCTGCGCTCGTGAAAGTATTTGAAGCCTTCTTTCATAAAGACACCCAACATACGCTTTTTGAAGCAGGTAAGCTGACCATCATGTTGCTGTTTATCATTGCCAACGCATTGATTCTTAAACACGTGCTGACGGAAGAGCGCATTCCGCAAATGATCACAGAATCGATGTTGTCAGCGGGGCTTGGTCCCATCACCTTCTTGATTGTGGTCAACGTATTACTGCTGATTGGCGGTCAGTTTATGGAACCGTCAGGTCTACTGATCATCGTGGCTCCGTTAGTCTTCCCCATCGCCATTGCGTTAGGCATCGACCCGATTCACTTGGGTATCATCATGGTGGTGAACATGGAAATCGGCATGATCACACCGCCTGTCGGGCTCAATTTATTCGTCACCGCAGGGGTGGCAAAAATGTCGATGATGAATGTGGTCAAAGCCGCATTGCCTTGGGTGGCGGTGATGTTCCTCTTCCTCATTATTGTCACGTACGTTCCTTGGGTATCGACTTGGCTACCAACCACACTGATGGGGCCGGAGATCATTACCAAGTAA
- a CDS encoding sensor histidine kinase — protein MSQRTRIVLMFFVIYLLCMLVSGRYIWLTSYQALTQQHHSQLERFAGHIQNKLDKFAHIPQLLAKDEPLIDALQQPNNSAQIDLTNRYLEEVNAVIQAADTYLIDEYGNTIAASNWNIDRSFVGRNFAFRPYFKQAIVGQRSQYFALGSTSGQRGYYYSYPVTYAGSIIGVVVVKMELLSIEDNWREKRSVFVADDENQIVFMSSDPAWLFKSLTPKSESELQRIRDSRQYLDKSIESLDFVGDLNAKQSEIKQGEPYSSGTMIVSSLPLPDLALTIRVLSSKHNLVITTFGLLLVETLVFAILFLLGQLYYHRQQKHRQIERVQQEAKQKLEFLVMERTAELQAEIAQRTKTEQALRLTQDELIQAAKLAVIGQMSASISHELNNPLAAIRSFADNGRLFLEKEKYPRVDENLSRISALTERMAKISQQLRSFARKSAGDELVEARLMPVLLSANELMKPSLKSARVQLETDFPEHDIHLVINTIQLEQVLINLITNAIEAMENTEAKQLRITVDRTLEQQIRVHIDDSGPGIDPAKFAQLCEPFHTTKKNGLGLGLSISQQILAGMNGKLQVSHSPLGGARFTIMLPTINTEV, from the coding sequence ATGTCTCAACGCACACGTATCGTGCTTATGTTCTTCGTTATTTATCTGCTCTGCATGTTGGTCAGCGGCCGCTACATATGGCTGACTAGCTACCAAGCGTTGACGCAGCAGCATCATTCTCAATTAGAGCGATTCGCCGGGCACATCCAGAACAAACTGGACAAATTCGCGCACATTCCACAATTGCTCGCCAAAGATGAGCCTCTCATCGATGCACTGCAACAGCCAAACAACAGTGCTCAGATTGATCTGACCAACCGCTATCTCGAAGAAGTGAACGCGGTGATTCAAGCGGCGGATACCTATTTAATTGACGAATACGGCAATACTATTGCCGCGAGTAACTGGAATATTGACCGCTCTTTTGTGGGACGTAACTTTGCATTCCGCCCTTATTTTAAACAGGCTATTGTAGGCCAACGCAGCCAATATTTCGCGCTCGGTTCCACCTCGGGCCAACGGGGCTACTATTACTCCTACCCTGTCACCTATGCAGGGTCGATCATCGGGGTTGTGGTGGTTAAGATGGAGCTCCTTTCCATAGAGGACAATTGGCGAGAAAAGCGCAGCGTGTTTGTGGCAGACGATGAAAATCAGATCGTTTTTATGTCCAGTGACCCTGCTTGGTTATTTAAAAGCCTGACACCAAAGTCAGAGAGCGAACTACAACGTATTCGTGACTCACGACAATATTTGGATAAAAGCATTGAATCACTGGATTTCGTCGGTGATTTAAACGCTAAGCAAAGTGAAATCAAGCAAGGCGAACCTTACAGTTCAGGCACCATGATTGTCTCTTCACTGCCTTTACCTGACTTAGCACTGACGATTCGGGTTCTCTCGTCGAAACATAACTTGGTAATAACCACCTTTGGCCTGCTTTTGGTCGAAACCTTGGTATTTGCGATTCTTTTCTTACTTGGTCAACTCTACTACCACCGACAGCAAAAGCATCGCCAGATCGAAAGGGTGCAACAAGAAGCGAAACAAAAGCTGGAGTTCCTTGTGATGGAGCGCACCGCCGAGTTGCAAGCAGAAATCGCACAGCGCACCAAGACCGAACAAGCCTTACGACTTACTCAAGATGAACTCATTCAAGCCGCCAAACTCGCAGTTATCGGACAGATGTCCGCCAGTATCAGCCACGAACTCAACAACCCATTGGCTGCGATTCGCAGCTTTGCCGATAACGGCAGACTCTTTTTAGAAAAAGAGAAGTATCCTCGGGTCGATGAAAATCTCAGTCGCATTTCCGCATTGACTGAGCGGATGGCCAAAATCAGCCAACAATTGCGTTCTTTCGCACGAAAATCCGCGGGTGATGAGCTTGTCGAAGCGCGCTTGATGCCCGTACTACTCTCAGCTAACGAGCTAATGAAACCCTCCCTCAAATCCGCGCGTGTGCAACTCGAAACCGATTTTCCAGAACACGATATCCACTTGGTGATCAATACCATTCAGCTGGAACAAGTCCTGATCAATCTGATTACCAATGCGATTGAAGCGATGGAGAACACAGAGGCAAAGCAACTGCGTATCACCGTGGACCGGACGCTTGAACAGCAAATCCGTGTCCATATCGATGATAGCGGCCCAGGTATCGACCCTGCGAAGTTCGCTCAGCTTTGCGAACCTTTCCATACTACAAAGAAAAACGGCTTAGGCCTCGGCCTATCGATTTCACAACAGATATTGGCGGGTATGAACGGCAAGCTTCAAGTGTCACACAGCCCGCTCGGCGGAGCTCGCTTCACCATTATGCTGCCCACTATCAATACAGAGGTTTAA
- a CDS encoding sigma-54-dependent transcriptional regulator, producing MSLVYFIDDESDLRLAVEQSFELAEIEANFFADAESALLAMKAQTQPAVVITDICLPGISGMDLLNTLIHRDPDLPVIMITGHGDISMAVKALHNGAYDFIEKPFASEHLVETVKRAIEKRQLTNENQLLRQSLKASKTLGPRIIGETPSIQELRATISHIADTQADILLFGETGTGKELIARSIHEQSPRREKNFVALNCGAIPENLIESELYGHEKGAFTGADSQRIGKFEFAQGGTLFLDEIESMPMQAQIRLLRVLQERVIERVGSNQLLPLDVRIIAATKVDLKQAAANGEFRQDLYYRLNVVTLNLPPLRERKEDIAALFHHFLLVAAARYAKTVPALSASDLQQLLAHNWPGNVRELRNAAERYILLGKLAQLGETPASTTVHYALSDQVAEFEKSVIEQTLMECGGSIKETMDKLQVARKTLYDKMQRYGLDKENYKQ from the coding sequence ATGAGCTTGGTTTATTTTATTGATGACGAATCCGATCTCAGACTCGCCGTGGAACAGAGTTTTGAGTTGGCCGAGATTGAAGCAAACTTTTTTGCTGATGCAGAAAGTGCCTTGTTGGCCATGAAAGCGCAAACACAACCTGCGGTGGTCATCACCGATATTTGCCTACCCGGCATCTCGGGTATGGACTTGCTCAACACCTTAATTCATCGTGACCCCGATCTACCCGTCATTATGATCACTGGTCACGGCGACATCTCGATGGCGGTGAAAGCACTTCACAACGGGGCTTATGATTTTATCGAGAAGCCCTTTGCCTCTGAACATCTAGTGGAAACCGTTAAACGAGCGATTGAAAAACGTCAATTAACCAATGAAAACCAGCTTTTGAGACAATCACTTAAAGCGAGCAAAACCCTTGGACCGAGAATCATTGGTGAAACGCCATCCATCCAAGAATTACGAGCAACCATCAGTCACATCGCTGACACCCAAGCTGATATTCTGCTGTTTGGCGAAACAGGCACTGGCAAAGAGTTGATTGCTCGTTCTATTCATGAACAAAGTCCTCGTCGTGAGAAAAATTTTGTCGCCCTCAATTGCGGGGCTATTCCTGAGAATCTGATTGAAAGTGAACTCTATGGGCACGAAAAAGGCGCGTTCACTGGCGCAGACAGTCAACGCATTGGGAAATTCGAATTTGCTCAGGGGGGAACGCTGTTTCTCGATGAAATTGAATCGATGCCAATGCAAGCACAAATCCGCTTGTTGCGAGTGTTGCAAGAGCGCGTGATTGAACGCGTCGGGTCAAATCAGTTGCTGCCTTTGGATGTGCGTATTATCGCCGCCACTAAGGTTGACCTCAAACAAGCGGCAGCCAACGGTGAGTTTCGTCAGGATCTCTACTATCGTCTCAATGTGGTAACCCTCAACTTGCCGCCTCTTCGGGAACGAAAAGAAGACATCGCGGCCCTCTTTCACCACTTTTTACTGGTGGCGGCGGCTCGTTACGCAAAAACCGTCCCTGCGCTCTCTGCCAGCGATTTACAGCAGCTGTTAGCTCACAATTGGCCAGGCAATGTGCGAGAACTGCGCAATGCGGCTGAGCGATACATTTTGCTTGGCAAGTTGGCGCAGCTCGGTGAGACACCTGCAAGCACAACAGTGCATTATGCGCTCTCTGACCAAGTGGCCGAATTTGAAAAAAGCGTCATCGAGCAAACGCTGATGGAATGTGGTGGCAGCATCAAAGAGACGATGGACAAACTGCAAGTGGCGAGAAAAACCCTGTATGACAAAATGCAGCGCTATGGTTTAGATAAAGAAAACTACAAACAATAA
- a CDS encoding TRAP transporter small permease, with the protein MEQSLLAKIGHFTDRVEEGLIAFFLGAMTLLTFVNVVMRYLFNDNILWALELTVFMFAWMVLVGASYGVKKHFHIGVDVVIDKAPPPLRKVLALVAVSCCLTFSILLLIGSWNYWYPFATERAWYETDDIPMPEIFQFMSDWFNEGEAYEKIPRFIPYMALPVGMALLTFRFLQVAWRILNNQQDRMIAGHEAEEDLEALKAEMGDADDLMGGSRRDGKEQ; encoded by the coding sequence ATGGAACAATCACTTTTGGCAAAAATTGGTCACTTCACCGATCGGGTAGAAGAAGGGCTGATTGCATTTTTCCTTGGTGCCATGACACTGCTGACTTTCGTCAATGTTGTGATGCGCTATCTCTTTAACGACAACATTCTATGGGCCCTTGAACTTACCGTATTTATGTTCGCGTGGATGGTGTTGGTCGGCGCGTCTTATGGTGTGAAGAAACACTTCCACATCGGTGTGGATGTGGTGATTGATAAAGCCCCACCACCGTTACGCAAAGTGCTGGCCTTGGTGGCCGTCAGTTGTTGCTTAACCTTTTCTATTTTACTTTTGATTGGCTCTTGGAATTACTGGTACCCCTTTGCGACTGAGCGTGCTTGGTATGAAACCGACGATATCCCGATGCCTGAGATTTTTCAGTTTATGTCGGATTGGTTCAATGAAGGCGAAGCGTACGAGAAGATCCCCCGTTTTATTCCTTACATGGCACTTCCCGTTGGGATGGCGTTGCTGACGTTTCGTTTTTTGCAGGTCGCGTGGCGAATTCTGAACAATCAACAAGATCGCATGATCGCGGGTCATGAGGCAGAAGAAGATCTTGAAGCATTGAAAGCGGAGATGGGTGATGCCGACGATTTGATGGGTGGTTCACGTCGTGATGGTAAGGAGCAGTAA